Proteins encoded in a region of the Nostoc sp. UHCC 0926 genome:
- a CDS encoding ATP-binding protein: MNSLLKNLLSICHIEYLIIDENFKIIEKSLGLNHFADIPDEVKQGEDIRIVFPELEGLEDVFDAIRQGEQDNFELKGIMRSQDIASPLYIDIRITKNIQEDYSSNPLIILVEDATERMVLEQSLFQGANEANLLLRNLKASKQYIEQIVTSIADALVVTTLSGKIKKINLAAQILLEYDEVELLGQSITKVIREINSSPLIIRDIESINLLQSQDINSLEKEVETVCYTKSGKTIPVAFSYSIVKTEIEHFQGYVYILRDMTERKQAELAKQGFLAMISHEVRTPIASVTGMASLLLDSRLTAEQQDFVETIYTSGNSLLKIINDFLDFSKIQSGNLELEEEPFGLRNCINEVLYLLTPKAREKGLKLTFLDTPKVPTTIVGDITRLRQILINLLSNAIKFTGTGSIEVSVITRKNSNINHSYANTDEIQFSVKDTGIGIPRDRVERLFKAFSQVNSSITRQYGGTGLGLAICKQLCELMGGRIWVESELSAGSTFYFTIAASIIPEEPESQQLARATTVFSQLEGASYTGRVPDTESPSSTFSVSPRPCVSVSSSQPPDSHKLRILLTEDNLVNQKIALKQLKSLGYSADVAGNGKEALQLLEKIPYDLILMDCQMPVLDGLETTKEIHRWQESSFASGCRPVVIAMTANAMKEDKQMCLDAGMDDYLSKPVMKENLAATLEHWASVIFKAKEMDAVEQTVSTTDVGSVDLPIDWERLHQLSENNPEFELELLQLFVEDIQPRLEIIKIAIAADNFEQLAREIHQIKGASANVGATTMHLAAEKLEQLTYNQECRGTTNIISELEEFVKGIQEFLIRTPNF; encoded by the coding sequence ATGAACTCATTGTTGAAAAACCTATTATCTATTTGTCATATTGAATATTTGATAATTGATGAAAATTTCAAGATTATAGAGAAGTCTTTGGGACTAAATCATTTTGCTGACATTCCTGATGAGGTGAAGCAAGGTGAGGATATTAGGATTGTGTTTCCAGAATTAGAGGGGCTTGAAGATGTTTTTGATGCGATTCGACAGGGGGAGCAAGATAATTTTGAATTAAAGGGAATTATGCGCTCACAAGATATAGCTTCTCCTTTATATATTGATATTCGTATTACTAAGAATATACAAGAAGATTATTCTAGCAATCCGCTAATCATTCTTGTGGAAGATGCGACAGAAAGGATGGTTCTTGAGCAATCTTTGTTTCAAGGTGCGAATGAAGCAAATCTTTTGTTACGTAACTTAAAGGCTTCTAAACAATATATTGAGCAAATTGTGACATCAATAGCAGATGCCTTAGTGGTGACAACGCTATCAGGAAAGATAAAAAAAATAAATCTTGCTGCACAAATTTTATTGGAATATGACGAGGTGGAACTCCTGGGTCAATCTATTACAAAAGTTATTAGAGAAATCAATAGCTCTCCGCTGATAATTAGGGATATTGAAAGTATTAACTTATTACAAAGTCAAGATATAAATTCTTTAGAAAAAGAGGTTGAAACCGTTTGTTATACCAAAAGTGGTAAAACAATTCCAGTAGCTTTTTCATACTCAATAGTGAAGACAGAAATTGAACATTTTCAAGGTTATGTTTACATTTTGCGAGACATGACTGAACGGAAGCAGGCAGAACTTGCTAAACAGGGATTTTTAGCGATGATTAGCCATGAGGTTCGGACTCCAATCGCATCAGTAACTGGTATGGCCAGTTTGTTACTAGATAGTAGATTGACTGCCGAACAGCAAGACTTTGTTGAAACCATTTACACCAGTGGAAATTCCTTACTCAAAATTATTAACGATTTCCTTGACTTCTCTAAAATACAATCGGGGAACTTGGAACTAGAAGAGGAACCTTTTGGTTTGCGAAATTGCATTAATGAGGTTCTTTATTTACTTACACCTAAAGCTAGAGAAAAAGGTTTAAAACTCACATTTTTAGATACTCCTAAAGTTCCTACTACGATTGTGGGTGATATTACGCGACTGCGCCAAATCTTGATTAATTTACTTAGTAATGCTATTAAATTTACTGGAACTGGAAGTATAGAAGTTTCAGTTATAACCCGCAAGAATAGCAATATTAATCATTCTTATGCAAATACTGACGAGATTCAGTTTAGTGTTAAAGATACAGGCATCGGAATTCCACGCGATCGCGTTGAACGTTTATTTAAAGCCTTTAGTCAAGTCAACTCCTCCATTACTCGACAGTATGGTGGTACTGGGTTAGGTCTTGCCATTTGCAAGCAACTGTGCGAGTTAATGGGTGGCAGAATTTGGGTTGAAAGTGAGCTTAGTGCAGGTAGTACATTTTACTTTACGATTGCTGCTTCTATTATTCCAGAGGAGCCGGAGAGTCAGCAGTTAGCAAGAGCCACTACAGTCTTCTCCCAACTCGAAGGAGCGTCTTATACAGGGAGAGTGCCAGACACAGAGAGTCCATCCAGTACGTTCTCTGTGTCCCCGCGTCCCTGTGTTTCTGTGTCTTCTTCCCAGCCTCCTGACTCCCATAAATTAAGAATTCTCTTAACTGAGGATAATCTGGTGAATCAAAAAATAGCCTTGAAGCAACTCAAAAGCCTGGGCTATAGTGCTGATGTCGCTGGTAATGGGAAAGAAGCGTTGCAGCTATTAGAAAAAATTCCTTACGATTTGATTCTGATGGATTGCCAAATGCCAGTTCTTGACGGTTTGGAAACCACAAAAGAAATTCATCGTTGGCAAGAAAGCAGCTTTGCCAGTGGTTGTCGTCCTGTGGTAATTGCGATGACAGCTAATGCGATGAAAGAAGACAAACAAATGTGCTTAGATGCCGGAATGGACGACTATCTGAGCAAGCCGGTGATGAAAGAAAATTTAGCGGCGACACTAGAGCATTGGGCAAGTGTGATATTCAAGGCAAAAGAAATGGATGCCGTGGAACAGACAGTTTCTACAACAGATGTCGGTTCAGTTGACCTCCCAATTGATTGGGAACGCTTACATCAACTCTCAGAAAATAACCCAGAATTTGAATTGGAACTACTGCAATTATTTGTTGAAGATATTCAACCTCGTCTTGAGATAATTAAAATAGCGATCGCTGCTGATAATTTTGAGCAACTAGCGCGAGAAATCCATCAAATTAAAGGTGCTAGTGCCAATGTTGGAGCTACAACCATGCATCTAGCAGCAGAAAAACTAGAACAACTAACTTACAATCAAGAGTGTCGAGGTACTACTAACATAATCTCAGAGTTAGAAGAATTTGTTAAAGGCATCCAAGAATTTTTAATCAGGACTCCTAACTTTTAA
- a CDS encoding ATP-binding protein has translation MKNKISLKVNTDLTESPQVLFWFEQMNLPPIPDKQIWWQCQTLMIEGFTNIVEHAHKNLPIETLIEMEAIRLDEYIEIRIWSQGEPFDLEQQLQKICEFEENEQERGRGLKIMSAIADKLSYEPTVDNRYCLFISKYYQSCNGSQELGVKS, from the coding sequence GTGAAAAACAAAATTTCTCTAAAAGTAAACACAGACCTGACAGAGTCGCCTCAAGTGCTGTTTTGGTTCGAGCAGATGAATCTACCACCTATTCCTGATAAACAAATTTGGTGGCAATGTCAAACACTGATGATAGAAGGCTTTACTAACATTGTTGAACATGCCCACAAAAATTTACCTATTGAAACTCTTATTGAGATGGAAGCTATACGATTAGATGAATACATAGAAATTCGCATCTGGTCTCAAGGTGAACCCTTTGACTTAGAGCAGCAATTGCAGAAAATATGTGAATTTGAGGAGAATGAGCAAGAGCGTGGCCGTGGTTTAAAAATCATGTCCGCCATTGCCGACAAATTGAGTTATGAGCCGACAGTAGATAATCGTTACTGTTTATTTATTAGTAAATATTACCAAAGTTGCAACGGTAGTCAGGAGTTAGGAGTTAAAAGTTAG
- a CDS encoding ISLre2 family transposase, which yields MGKNIYANLNFADSLSDFQEDITKLLDFKNIEEWSGRIVKEREEKIRQAALVLAGQCIAILLHKLSQSESAHKIAINQTKGWWHTDTQRHGYTKREILTVGNVVVNLKLPYVVQKKEKKAKNKSTHVGFCPLLKWLGMSEGLSPLVWSDIAKYGAIASSFEAAHTILGDWGINMSLKRIERLTYKFGQIGIDLRQAKISNLQQGKLLDGNILKDQRVVIAVDGGRSRIRINKKGRKNPKTNKHGFIGEWVEPKLLTIYVVDEQGKKVINNEIKIVNDGTYEDYKGFLPILEMHLISLGISQAKQVLLIADGAEWIWKHIPPLLKKLKSPDATYQLFDFYHVTERLHKFADVAFSDEKERNNWFKKARRTLKKSNVMTIIRQMDEFISEATGERCKTMVIQRNYLLRAYRERRLNYAKAIEQKLPIGSGAIESLIRQVVNLRIKGNSKFWLKGNAEIILHLRCQWVAGSWDNFCGSIFNSFIKPQTA from the coding sequence ATGGGAAAAAACATATATGCGAATCTAAATTTCGCCGATTCATTATCAGATTTCCAAGAGGATATTACAAAACTTTTAGATTTTAAAAATATCGAGGAATGGTCTGGAAGAATAGTTAAAGAAAGAGAAGAAAAAATTAGACAGGCTGCGTTAGTTTTAGCGGGTCAATGTATTGCCATATTATTGCATAAGCTTTCTCAATCAGAGTCAGCTCATAAAATAGCAATTAATCAAACCAAAGGATGGTGGCATACCGACACGCAAAGACACGGTTATACGAAGAGGGAAATACTAACAGTGGGTAATGTTGTAGTAAATCTCAAATTACCATACGTTGTTCAAAAAAAAGAAAAAAAAGCGAAGAATAAATCTACTCATGTTGGATTCTGTCCCTTGTTAAAATGGTTAGGAATGTCAGAGGGCTTAAGCCCACTAGTCTGGTCAGATATTGCAAAATATGGTGCCATAGCTAGTTCTTTTGAAGCTGCACATACAATCCTGGGCGATTGGGGAATTAATATGAGTCTTAAACGAATTGAACGATTGACATATAAATTTGGTCAAATTGGCATTGATTTACGTCAAGCTAAAATATCTAACTTGCAACAAGGTAAATTACTTGATGGGAATATACTTAAAGACCAAAGAGTTGTAATTGCTGTAGATGGTGGCAGGAGTAGAATTAGGATTAATAAAAAAGGTAGAAAAAATCCTAAAACAAACAAGCATGGCTTTATAGGGGAATGGGTTGAGCCAAAATTATTAACAATTTATGTGGTTGATGAACAGGGAAAAAAAGTCATAAATAACGAGATCAAGATTGTAAATGATGGCACTTATGAAGACTATAAAGGCTTTTTACCAATTCTAGAAATGCATCTGATTAGTTTGGGAATTAGTCAAGCAAAACAAGTTTTACTAATTGCTGACGGTGCTGAATGGATTTGGAAACATATTCCTCCTCTTTTAAAGAAATTGAAATCTCCCGATGCCACTTATCAATTATTTGATTTTTACCATGTTACTGAGCGACTACATAAATTTGCTGATGTCGCTTTTAGTGATGAGAAGGAGCGGAATAATTGGTTTAAAAAAGCACGGAGAACTTTAAAAAAAAGTAATGTCATGACCATAATTAGGCAGATGGATGAATTTATCTCTGAAGCCACGGGAGAACGTTGTAAAACTATGGTAATACAGAGAAATTACCTTTTACGCGCCTATCGTGAAAGGCGTTTAAATTACGCTAAGGCAATAGAGCAAAAACTACCTATTGGGAGCGGTGCCATTGAAAGTTTAATCCGTCAAGTTGTCAACTTAAGAATCAAGGGGAACAGTAAATTTTGGTTAAAAGGAAATGCAGAAATTATCTTACATCTGCGTTGTCAATGGGTAGCTGGAAGTTGGGATAATTTTTGTGGTTCTATCTTTAATTCCTTTATTAAACCTCAAACTGCTTGA
- a CDS encoding STAS domain-containing protein, whose product MKLSVKVLELTGILDGIRGNELRREVSGIVANGTDILLLDMKEVKFIDSSGLGALVSAMQIVRNANGKLFVCSISDQVRMLFELTKMDRIFQTFTDQDEFNRQVLATQ is encoded by the coding sequence ATGAAGTTGAGTGTAAAAGTTCTAGAACTAACTGGAATTTTAGATGGAATCAGAGGTAATGAATTGCGTCGTGAAGTTAGCGGAATTGTCGCAAACGGAACTGACATTTTGTTGCTTGACATGAAAGAAGTAAAGTTTATCGATAGCTCTGGTTTAGGTGCTTTAGTATCAGCAATGCAAATAGTGCGAAATGCTAATGGTAAACTTTTTGTCTGTTCTATTAGCGATCAAGTCAGGATGTTGTTTGAACTGACCAAAATGGATAGGATTTTTCAAACTTTTACTGATCAAGATGAATTCAATCGCCAAGTGTTGGCAACACAATAG
- a CDS encoding PIG-L deacetylase family protein translates to MNTYSDSNNFGQQTVLTIYAHADDEVLPAAGTLSLMSKAGWNIRCLILTDGSLSSSHVKGTRHQEADAAGKIIGATYEFYALEEYNFSTQAVIKVTEDAIERWQPDLIITHAPQPEKYGHRDHEVCAIAVSNVATRKNITLWYSAPPVFLRGFEPNFFVNITSVIEEKVAAIGCYESELNKTFMQLDAILVLSRFWARELGQKDGYFEAFEISRQCVDASFFTTIANKNYQPIKQS, encoded by the coding sequence ATGAATACTTATTCAGACTCAAACAACTTTGGTCAACAAACTGTCTTAACAATTTATGCTCATGCTGATGATGAAGTTTTACCTGCTGCTGGCACTCTCAGTCTAATGTCCAAGGCAGGATGGAATATTCGTTGCTTAATTTTGACTGATGGCAGTCTTTCTAGTTCACATGTTAAGGGTACACGTCATCAAGAAGCAGATGCAGCGGGCAAAATCATCGGTGCAACTTACGAGTTTTATGCACTTGAGGAGTATAATTTTTCTACACAAGCAGTGATTAAAGTTACTGAAGATGCTATTGAGCGTTGGCAACCGGATCTGATTATTACTCATGCACCACAACCTGAAAAATATGGACATAGAGATCATGAAGTCTGTGCGATCGCAGTTTCTAATGTTGCTACCCGTAAAAATATAACTTTATGGTATTCAGCACCACCTGTTTTTTTACGTGGTTTTGAACCAAACTTTTTTGTGAATATCACCTCTGTAATTGAGGAAAAGGTTGCAGCTATTGGTTGTTATGAATCAGAGTTAAATAAAACATTTATGCAACTTGATGCCATACTGGTTCTATCTCGTTTTTGGGCAAGAGAGTTAGGTCAGAAAGATGGTTATTTTGAAGCTTTTGAAATCTCCCGGCAATGTGTGGATGCTAGCTTTTTTACTACAATAGCAAATAAGAATTACCAACCAATTAAACAAAGCTAA